The sequence CCCGCGGCGTCCGCCGGCGAGACCGCATCCGCCTGGTCGACGCGTCAGCTCTACCTGGCCCACTTCGCGCTCACCGACACCGCGGGTCGCCGCTTTCACGCGTGGAGCCGGCTCGACCGGGAAGCGCTCGGCCTGGCCGGGGCGCGCTCCGTGCCGTTCCGGGTCTGGCTCGGCGACTGGTCGGCCGAGAGCGAGGCCGCGGCCGGCCTGCCGGTGCGCCTCCGTGCCGCGGAGGGCGACGCGGCGATCGATCTGATGCTGGCCGCCGAGAAGCCCGTGGTGCTCCAGGGCGACCGCGGCCTGAGCCGGAAAGGCCCCGAGCCGGGCAACGCGTCCTACTACTACTCGCTGCCCCGGATGAGCGCCCGCGGCACGGTGCGCGTGCAGGACGAGCCGCTGGCGGTGACCGGCCTCGCTTGGATGGACCGCGAGTGGAGCACCAGCGGGCTCGGCCCCGACCTGGTGGGCTGGGACTGGCTGGCGCTGCAGCTGGACGACGGGCGCGACGTCATGATCTACCGTCTGCGCCGCCGCGACGGCTCGATCGACGCGCACAGCGCGGGCGCGCTGATCGCCGCCGACGGGGCTACCCGCCCGCTCGCGGGCGGCGACGTCACGCTCGATCCGCTCGATCACTGGACGAGCCCGCGGAGCCGGGTCCGCTACCCGAGCCGGTGGCGTCTCACGGTGCCGGGCGCCGCGCTGACCCTCGAGATCGTGCCGCGGCTGGCCGATCAGGAGCTGATCGTGGGCACGCGCTACTGGGAGGGCGCGGTGCGCGTCGACGGCATCGCGGACGGCCGCCCGATCGCCGGCCGCGGCTATGTCGAGCTGGTGGGCTATGGCGAGTGATGCAGCGCTCGCGGCCGGTGCATGAGCCAGGCGAGGTGGATCGTGACGCTGGCCGCCGTGCTGGCGGCGAGTGCCCTGCTGGGAGGCTGCGGGCTCTCGTCGGCGCCCTACAACGGCCGGCTGTCGTGCAACGGGGCCGGGGGAACCTACACCTCCGACGGACGGTGCGTGGCCGGAGGCGCCTGACGGGAGCACCAGGAGGCTAGGTCCTGACGGCAACCCCGGCGGGCGATCGGGTCAGCCGCCGCCGCGCGGCCTCGGCGAGGCTGCCGTAGATGCCGGCGGGCAGGAAGATGATGAAGATCATCAGCAGCAGGCCGTAGATGGTCTCCGCGATGCCGATGAAGTGGATGCCGAAGTAGATGCGCAGGTACTCGCTGAGCGCGATGGTGAGCGCGGTGCCCACGAAGGGGCCGAGCAGCGAGTACATCCCGCCCAGCACCACCGCGAACACGATGCGCAGCGACACCCCGATGCCGGAGAGCGTGTCCGGATTGGCGTAGGCCAGGTAGAGCGCGAGCAGGGTGCCGCCCAGCGCGGTCAGGGCGGCGGAGAGCGCGGTGATGGCCATCTTGAAGCGGGTGACCCGGATGCCGACCGAGGCGGCCGCGGTCTCGTCCTCGCCGATGGCCTCCATCGCGGAGCGGGCCATGCTGCGGTCCACGCGCCACCACACCCAGAGGCCGAAGAGCCAGGCGACCAGCCCCACGTAGTAGAAGACGCGCTTGTCCGCGAACTGCAGCGTCCACCAGCCGGAGGCGGTGCCGCCCGTCTTCAGCGTGACGCCGAGCGAGCCGCCGGTCCAGTCGCGCTCGGCCACGATGAGCAGGCGGATCACCTCGCCGACCGCCAGGGTGACGAGGGCGAAGTAGTGGCCGACCACCTGGAAGCGCGAGCACGGATACGCCACCACCAGGGCCAGGATGACCGTGATGACGATGGCGAGCGCGCCGCCGATCCAGGGGGTCATGCCGTAGAAGTTCCAGAAGAGCACGGTGGCGTAGGCGCCGACACCGAGGAAGGCCCCGTGGCCGAGGGAGACCAGCCCGAAGCGCCCCATGAGCGACCACGCGTTGCCCACGAACGACCACAGGAAGATCTGGATGATGACGTGCCAGATGTACTCCTGCGCCGCGCCCAGCGGCAGCACCGGCACGAGGGCCAGCGCCACCAGCGCGAGCAGCCCGACGACGCGCAGCGGGGTCATGCGCGGCGGGCGAAGATGCCGCCGGGGCGGATGAACATCAGCACGATGAAGATCACGAACGCGATGACGTAGCCCATCTCGGTCGAGACGATCACGCCGCCCACCGAGATCACCTGCGCCATGATGAAGGCGGCGACGAAGGCGCCCACCATGTTGCCGAGCCCGCCCAGCACGCAGATCATGAAGGTGAGCGGACCGAAGGCGGCGCCGAAGTAGGGATGGACCGCGTACTGGATGATGAGCAGCGCGCCGGCCACCCCGGCCATCGCTCCGCCCACCGCCGAGGTCACCAGATAGAGCCGCTGGGGCCGCGCTCCCATCAGGGCGATCGCCTCGCGGTCCTGGCTCACCGCGCGGATCGCGGTGCCGGTGTAGGTGCGGGTGAGGAAGAAGTACAGCGCGATCATGGCCGCGATGGCCAGCCCGAAGGCGAGCAGGCGGGTGAACGAGATGAAGATGCCGCCCACCTCGAGGGTGGGCATGCTCACCCGGATCGAGCGGTGGTCGGTGCTCCAGAAGAGCGTGGCCGCCGACTGGATGAAGAACAGCAGCCCGCCGGTGGCGAGGAGCTGGTTGATCGGCGGGCTCGCCAGGATGGGCGTGATGATCAGCAGGTGCACCAGCGCGCCGAGCACCGCCCCGACCGCGATCGAGCCGAGGCCGGCGAGCCAGAGCGGCCAGCCGTAGGCGGTCACCAGGAAGTACACCGCGTACATGCAGAGGGCGACGAGGTCGACGTAGGCGATCCACACGATGTCGATGACGCCGAAGATCAGGTTGAGGCCGAGGGCCAGCAGGGCCAGCACGCCGCCCAGCAGGATCCCGTTGACCACCGCCTCGAGG is a genomic window of Candidatus Methylomirabilota bacterium containing:
- a CDS encoding lipocalin-like domain-containing protein; the protein is MSRRARAAVALAAIGLAVGAMVLVRRPGGDGAAERGVQAALAVSEALAPADSAGFARATAPRPFSFPADHGPHPEFRTEWWYYTGNLETATGRHFGFQLTFFRTALAPPAASAGETASAWSTRQLYLAHFALTDTAGRRFHAWSRLDREALGLAGARSVPFRVWLGDWSAESEAAAGLPVRLRAAEGDAAIDLMLAAEKPVVLQGDRGLSRKGPEPGNASYYYSLPRMSARGTVRVQDEPLAVTGLAWMDREWSTSGLGPDLVGWDWLALQLDDGRDVMIYRLRRRDGSIDAHSAGALIAADGATRPLAGGDVTLDPLDHWTSPRSRVRYPSRWRLTVPGAALTLEIVPRLADQELIVGTRYWEGAVRVDGIADGRPIAGRGYVELVGYGE
- a CDS encoding branched-chain amino acid ABC transporter permease, whose product is MTPLRVVGLLALVALALVPVLPLGAAQEYIWHVIIQIFLWSFVGNAWSLMGRFGLVSLGHGAFLGVGAYATVLFWNFYGMTPWIGGALAIVITVILALVVAYPCSRFQVVGHYFALVTLAVGEVIRLLIVAERDWTGGSLGVTLKTGGTASGWWTLQFADKRVFYYVGLVAWLFGLWVWWRVDRSMARSAMEAIGEDETAAASVGIRVTRFKMAITALSAALTALGGTLLALYLAYANPDTLSGIGVSLRIVFAVVLGGMYSLLGPFVGTALTIALSEYLRIYFGIHFIGIAETIYGLLLMIFIIFLPAGIYGSLAEAARRRLTRSPAGVAVRT
- a CDS encoding branched-chain amino acid ABC transporter permease → MIDPIFILEAVVNGILLGGVLALLALGLNLIFGVIDIVWIAYVDLVALCMYAVYFLVTAYGWPLWLAGLGSIAVGAVLGALVHLLIITPILASPPINQLLATGGLLFFIQSAATLFWSTDHRSIRVSMPTLEVGGIFISFTRLLAFGLAIAAMIALYFFLTRTYTGTAIRAVSQDREAIALMGARPQRLYLVTSAVGGAMAGVAGALLIIQYAVHPYFGAAFGPLTFMICVLGGLGNMVGAFVAAFIMAQVISVGGVIVSTEMGYVIAFVIFIVLMFIRPGGIFARRA